The Proteiniphilum propionicum genome contains the following window.
CCGTGATGAAGACTGGTTGGTACCAGCTTTTCGTGAAATGGGTACCCTGTTGGCGAAAGGGGTAACAATGAAAGAGATATTCCTCTTTTATAGTGGTAATGAGCATGGCGGAAGTTTCAAGAATGCTAAGCATGTTTTGCCTATTGCCATCTCAATAGGCACCCAGCTTCATCATGCTACCGGCATTGGGTATTCCGTTAAATACCGGAAAAGAGATGAGGTGGTCTTTACTTTTATCGGCGATGGAGGCACTTCGGAAGGAGATTTCAGTGAGGCACTGAACTTTGCAGGTGTATGGAAGGTGCCGGTCGTATTTACCATTCAGAATAATCAGTATGCCATCTCTGTTCCCGTAAGTTCCCAGACCAATTCAATCAACCTGGCTGTTAAGTCGGTCGCGTTCGGTATCCCGGGCATCAAGGTGGACGGAAACGACTTTTTTGCCATGTACCTTGCCTATAAAACGGCATCAGAGTATGCACGCTCTGGCAGGGGAGCCCTGCTAATAGAGGCTTTTACATATCGACTTGGGGCTCATACCACTTCTGACGATCCCACAAAGTACAGGGAGAAGGTGGAGGAAAAGAGATGGAGGCTGGCAGATCCGCTGATCCGATTGAAGCGATATATGGAAAACCAGGGTATATGGAATATAGACGAAGAGAGGCTAAAGGAAGAATACAAGCTACAGATCGACAAGGAGTTTATTGAGGCGGAAAACAATAAATCATACCCGCTGGGCGATCTGTTTCAATACATGTACACTGATATACCGGACGAGTTAAAGAGACAAAAGCAGAAGTATGAACAATTCTTAAGCTGGAAGGAGAAGAGAAAATGAGTATAATGACAATGGTGCAGGCTATCAACAATGCACTGGATATTAAATTGAGTGAAGATGGGAGTATTGTTGTTTATGGAGAAGATGTGGGGTTTGGGGGAGGTGTTTTTCGCGTGACGGAGGGACTGCAGAGAAAATATGGTGTTGAGCGTGTATTCGATTCTCCGCTGGCTGAGTCCGGAATTGCAGGAACTGCCTTGGGAATGGCCGTTTCGGGACTCAGGCCTGTTGTGGAATTACAATTTGAGGGGTTCACCTTTCCGGCCTTCAACCAGATTATCTCAAATGTCTCGCGTTTGCAGAACCGTTCACGGGGAAAGTTCAATGTGCCTGTAGTTATTCGTTTCCCTTACGGAGGAGGTATAAATGCGCTCGAACATCATTCCGATAGCCCGGAGGCACTCTTTGCTCATATACCGGGACTGAAGGTGGTGATACCTTCTACTCCGTACGATGCAAAAGGCATGCTGATTTCTGCCATCGAAAGCAATGACCCTGTCATCTTTATGGAGCCGAAACGGATCTATCGTGCTATAAGGCAGGAAGTTTCAGATGAAAAGTTTACCCTCCCCCTGGGAAAGGCGAAGGTGGTTCAAGAAGGGACAGATATAACTCTCGTGGCTTTCGGTGCCATGATTCGTGAGTGCCGGAAGGCAGTTGCAATGGCTGAGGAGGCAGGCATATCTGTAGAACTGATTGATCTGCGCTCTGTTTACCCTATCGACAGGGAGACTGTAGGTAGATCAATAAGAAAAACAGGCCGGATGGTTATCGTCGCCGAAGCACACGAATCGTTCAGCGTCGGATCGGAGTTAATCGCTGTTGCCAATGAGGAGGCTTTTCTTTATCTGGAAGCGCCGCCGGTGAGGGTGATGGGGTTCGATACTGTTGTTCCCCTGGCACAGGGCGAAAGATACTATGTTATTTCGCCAGACCGTATTTACTATGAGATCGAAAAGAGTATCCATTTTTAACTTTTCGCAGCATGAAGTATGTATTTAACTTTCCCGATCTGGGTGAAGGGCTTGAGGAGGGAACTATCCTGGAGTGGTATGTAAAAGAAGGGGATAGAGTGAAGGTGGGTGATCTGGTTGTTCAGATGGAGACCGACAAGGTGGTGGCGGATATCCCTTCTCCGAAAAGCGGAATTATTACAGCTTGCTATGGAGCTGCAGGTGATGTGATACCTGTTGGATCACCCCTTGTGGATATTGAACTGGAAGGGGTTGAAAACGAGCAAGGCTCTGTAAAAGTAGAACAGCCTTATCAGACAATCACCGAACAAGAAGATGTAGCTGCAGTTGTCGGCACCATGGAACTGGCCGATAAGAATATCATTCAGGCGCCAAGCGATGAAGGATCTCTTGAAATAGTGAACCACAAAGGCGGATCGCGA
Protein-coding sequences here:
- the pdhA gene encoding pyruvate dehydrogenase (acetyl-transferring) E1 component subunit alpha — its product is MAQNDLPSIFRDFDPLEDKMLRIIDNDGNIVSKDLMPVLDDRTITDAYKQMLYERIADEMAISFQRQGRMYTYTPNLGQEAIHIAAGMNIRDEDWLVPAFREMGTLLAKGVTMKEIFLFYSGNEHGGSFKNAKHVLPIAISIGTQLHHATGIGYSVKYRKRDEVVFTFIGDGGTSEGDFSEALNFAGVWKVPVVFTIQNNQYAISVPVSSQTNSINLAVKSVAFGIPGIKVDGNDFFAMYLAYKTASEYARSGRGALLIEAFTYRLGAHTTSDDPTKYREKVEEKRWRLADPLIRLKRYMENQGIWNIDEERLKEEYKLQIDKEFIEAENNKSYPLGDLFQYMYTDIPDELKRQKQKYEQFLSWKEKRK
- a CDS encoding alpha-ketoacid dehydrogenase subunit beta, which encodes MSIMTMVQAINNALDIKLSEDGSIVVYGEDVGFGGGVFRVTEGLQRKYGVERVFDSPLAESGIAGTALGMAVSGLRPVVELQFEGFTFPAFNQIISNVSRLQNRSRGKFNVPVVIRFPYGGGINALEHHSDSPEALFAHIPGLKVVIPSTPYDAKGMLISAIESNDPVIFMEPKRIYRAIRQEVSDEKFTLPLGKAKVVQEGTDITLVAFGAMIRECRKAVAMAEEAGISVELIDLRSVYPIDRETVGRSIRKTGRMVIVAEAHESFSVGSELIAVANEEAFLYLEAPPVRVMGFDTVVPLAQGERYYVISPDRIYYEIEKSIHF